Proteins encoded within one genomic window of Amycolatopsis nigrescens CSC17Ta-90:
- a CDS encoding GntR family transcriptional regulator, producing MSRPGRVAPARRRGLADEVADRIRDAIFDGAYAPGSQLREVELSVALGVSRGPVREALLRLEREGLVRSEWHRGATVTALSRQDVAELDSLRAALEQLAVELVVANAAEEDLAEIDAVVGRMERAGDEHEMLRCDIDFHDAVYAAAGHRRLREAWQAIRSQVHLFLLTRVGLDSEGYVTGIPAEHRQLATALRDRDREVALELFAGHRRRASEILAGRHADQPPGG from the coding sequence ATGAGCAGACCCGGCCGGGTGGCGCCTGCGCGGCGCCGGGGCCTGGCGGACGAGGTCGCCGACCGGATCCGGGATGCGATCTTCGACGGGGCCTATGCCCCCGGCAGCCAGCTGCGCGAGGTGGAACTGTCCGTGGCGCTGGGCGTCAGCCGCGGCCCGGTGCGTGAAGCCTTGCTGAGGCTGGAACGCGAAGGGCTCGTCCGCAGCGAATGGCACCGCGGCGCCACCGTGACCGCGTTGTCCCGGCAGGACGTCGCCGAACTCGACAGCCTGCGGGCCGCGCTGGAGCAGCTCGCCGTCGAACTGGTGGTGGCGAACGCCGCGGAGGAGGACCTGGCGGAGATCGACGCGGTCGTCGGGCGGATGGAGCGCGCGGGGGACGAGCACGAGATGCTGCGCTGCGACATCGACTTCCACGACGCGGTGTACGCGGCAGCCGGGCATCGGCGGTTACGCGAGGCGTGGCAGGCCATCCGTTCCCAGGTCCATCTTTTCCTGCTGACCAGGGTCGGCCTCGACTCCGAGGGCTACGTCACCGGTATCCCGGCCGAGCACCGGCAACTCGCCACCGCGCTCCGCGACCGCGACCGCGAGGTGGCGCTCGAGCTGTTCGCCGGGCACCGCCGGCGCGCCTCCGAGATCCTGGCCGGTCGCCACGCGGATCAGCCGCCCGGCGGCTAG
- a CDS encoding VOC family protein, giving the protein MTVLDSPIPRFHLAMPVDDLAAARRFYGEVLGLEQGRSADTWIDWNLHGHQFVTHVAPERPRRIHNPVDGHDVPVPHFGLILPIPEFHKLADRLRAAGTEFVIEPYVRFEGQTGEQWTMFLFDPAGNALEFKAFADDSQVFAA; this is encoded by the coding sequence ATGACCGTTCTCGACTCGCCCATCCCTCGTTTCCACCTGGCCATGCCGGTCGACGACCTGGCCGCCGCCCGCCGCTTCTACGGCGAGGTGCTCGGCCTCGAGCAGGGCCGCAGCGCGGACACCTGGATCGACTGGAACCTGCACGGCCACCAGTTCGTCACCCACGTCGCCCCGGAGCGTCCGCGGCGGATCCACAACCCCGTCGACGGGCACGACGTCCCGGTGCCGCACTTCGGGCTGATTCTCCCCATCCCGGAGTTCCACAAGCTCGCCGACCGGCTGCGCGCCGCCGGAACCGAGTTCGTGATCGAGCCCTACGTCCGCTTCGAGGGGCAGACCGGCGAGCAGTGGACCATGTTCCTGTTCGACCCCGCGGGAAATGCCTTGGAGTTCAAGGCTTTCGCCGACGACTCCCAGGTCTTCGCCGCCTGA
- a CDS encoding YbaB/EbfC family nucleoid-associated protein — protein sequence MRQPMIDPAARKAGYQRLHSDLREIRTRIADIEATADSPDGLISATVVGRGELSDLYLDPRIYRSADSKALAESIVDTIKDAVAQSREQLFEITRQYLPPDAKLENTDVHTDPFLHQLDKQIEGA from the coding sequence ATGAGACAACCGATGATCGATCCCGCCGCGCGGAAGGCGGGCTACCAGAGGCTGCACAGCGACCTGCGCGAGATCCGGACCAGGATCGCCGACATCGAGGCGACCGCGGACTCGCCCGACGGCCTGATCAGCGCCACCGTGGTCGGCCGCGGTGAGCTCAGCGACCTGTACCTCGATCCCCGGATCTACCGGTCGGCGGACTCGAAGGCGCTCGCTGAGTCCATTGTGGACACGATCAAGGACGCGGTCGCGCAGTCAAGGGAGCAGTTGTTCGAGATCACCCGGCAGTACCTGCCCCCCGACGCGAAGCTTGAGAACACCGATGTGCACACCGACCCGTTCCTGCACCAGCTCGACAAGCAGATCGAAGGAGCCTAG
- a CDS encoding YcxB family protein, translated as MSEREEDGTAEVPVVLTYRYTTEDFRETERALWRVIVRQRPLLYLGTIFMLVLLFVDLTPATVLISVGAVLQVVSIIGGTHAHVQWLNRESEKHGEFRAKFDAAGMGITTALRNDAFGWSDHSHYTETTNLFLLVRLGTMKPADFAPIPKRGLPDPADVDRLRALLGRHLTRV; from the coding sequence ATGAGCGAGCGCGAGGAAGACGGAACCGCTGAGGTACCAGTCGTTCTGACATACCGGTATACGACCGAGGACTTCCGCGAAACCGAACGCGCGCTGTGGCGCGTGATTGTGCGGCAGCGCCCCCTTCTCTACCTGGGGACGATCTTCATGCTCGTCCTCCTGTTCGTCGACCTGACCCCCGCCACGGTGCTGATCTCCGTCGGCGCAGTGCTTCAGGTGGTGTCGATCATCGGGGGCACGCATGCACATGTGCAGTGGCTCAATCGCGAAAGTGAAAAGCATGGCGAGTTCCGTGCCAAGTTCGACGCCGCGGGCATGGGCATCACCACCGCCCTCAGGAACGACGCCTTCGGCTGGTCCGATCATTCCCACTACACCGAGACGACGAACCTCTTCCTGCTGGTGCGCCTCGGCACGATGAAACCGGCGGACTTCGCGCCGATCCCCAAGCGTGGCCTGCCGGATCCCGCCGACGTGGACCGCCTGCGGGCGCTCCTCGGCCGGCATCTCACCCGCGTGTAG
- a CDS encoding type VII secretion protein EccC has translation MATVVVRRPVRRPAPEQPSGELILDPPPEIPQPAGRQWTQVLMVLPMIAMMAAMMLMFSGSFGQDSGVLRLVVMGLFGVGMLGMLAVALLNSSGPGKREMGQERRGYLRHLGQHRLRLTRAIHQQRDAMVYLHPEPAALPALVASYRLWERRPVDADFGVARIGTGQQRPAMTLVPPEAKPLEQLEPLSALALRRFLTTYTAIPGLPLAMAVNGFSRVYVRGDRSRSAAMVRAVLAQLASLQSPDDLRIAACPAGGAQADWEWLKWLPHALHPERTDAAGPLRLVASSIVSIEAMIEDLLGERRRFDPAVDNRESQPHVVVVLDGGSTAGSDTLMADGGLEGVTIIDLRGVPPRALDPATIVLHIGQDGSLASETIEGSVELGWADALDVPAAEGLARQLAPLRATAGGRGEQPLSTDLDLAELLEIGDPRTFDPAGTWVQRPTRDRLRIRFGIRTDGTPVDLDLKESAQDGMGPHGLLIGATGSGKSELLRTIVLALAVAHPPSSLNFALVDFKGGATFATLDKLPHTSAVITNLADELHLVDRMTDAINGELLRRQELLRAAGNFASLREYERARATGAPLPEVPTLLVICDEFSELLSAKPDFIDMFVQIGRVGRSLGVHLLLASQRLEEGRLRGLETHLSYRIGLRTFSDIESKTVLGVGDAFKLPRAPGHGFLKSDNESMIRFRSAYVSGAHRAPATSTAEADGTSLGALEFLEYSTQYLAPVSDTDADEASATGAEDEEAVGESLLDIIVERMRGRGTPAHQVWLPPLAEPPTLDQLLPNLVRGDERGFGSAHERLAGNLRAAIGILDRPLDQRRDPLVLDLSGSAGHVLVIGGPRSGKSTALRSIIASLALTHTPREAQFYCLDFGGGALSSIRGLPHVGGVAGRQNVGAVRRTIAEMRTLVAHRERVFAEHEIDGMQAYRRLRRDRDTGDPWGDVFLVIDGWATLRNEFDDLEAVVADIAARGLSYGVHVIVSAARMFDLRMNIRDLFGSKLELRIGDPVDSMVDRASAIKVPEGAPGRGVTMSRHQLLVALPRIDGLDDPADLTDGVRDLVDTVSSAWPGPPAPAVRLLPAQLPYAQLAGAHDAAAHRMAVGIAEHDFGTTHLDFGSDAHLMLLGDTESGKTTFLRSLARAITESYEPRRARLIIIDHRRGLLGDVDSEHLIGYGTDRDSTARLMRQVAEEMAVRLPGPDVTPEQLRERSWWQGPELFVLIDDYDLVTGQLDNPLLPILDYLPQGRDIGMHVVLARRTGGAGRALFEPFISRLRDLGSPGLLMSGDKDEGPLLGGLKPEPLPPGRAWLVGRRHAARLVQLAWLPKDETRNEDA, from the coding sequence ATGGCCACCGTCGTGGTGCGCAGGCCGGTTCGCAGGCCGGCTCCGGAGCAGCCCTCCGGTGAGCTGATCCTCGATCCCCCGCCGGAGATTCCGCAGCCGGCGGGCAGGCAGTGGACGCAGGTGCTCATGGTGCTCCCGATGATCGCCATGATGGCCGCGATGATGCTGATGTTCTCCGGCAGCTTCGGGCAGGATTCCGGGGTGCTGCGGCTGGTCGTGATGGGCCTGTTCGGCGTCGGCATGCTGGGCATGCTCGCGGTCGCGCTGCTCAACTCCTCGGGACCGGGCAAGCGGGAGATGGGCCAGGAACGCCGGGGCTACCTCCGCCATCTCGGGCAGCACCGGCTGCGGCTGACCCGCGCGATCCACCAGCAGCGCGACGCCATGGTGTACCTGCATCCGGAACCGGCGGCGCTGCCCGCACTCGTCGCGAGCTACCGGCTGTGGGAACGCCGCCCGGTCGACGCCGACTTCGGGGTCGCGCGCATCGGCACCGGGCAGCAACGCCCGGCGATGACCCTGGTGCCGCCGGAAGCCAAGCCGCTGGAACAGCTGGAGCCGCTGTCCGCGCTCGCGCTCCGGCGTTTTCTCACCACGTACACGGCCATTCCCGGTCTTCCGCTCGCGATGGCAGTCAACGGGTTCAGCCGGGTCTACGTCCGCGGTGACCGGTCCCGGTCGGCGGCGATGGTGCGCGCGGTGCTCGCCCAGCTCGCTTCGCTGCAGTCGCCGGACGATCTGCGGATCGCGGCCTGTCCCGCGGGCGGCGCGCAGGCGGACTGGGAATGGCTCAAGTGGCTGCCGCACGCCCTGCATCCGGAGCGGACCGACGCGGCAGGACCGCTGCGGCTGGTGGCGAGCTCGATCGTCTCGATCGAGGCGATGATCGAAGACCTGCTCGGCGAACGGCGCCGGTTCGATCCCGCGGTCGACAACAGGGAGTCCCAGCCCCACGTCGTGGTGGTCCTCGACGGGGGCTCCACCGCGGGCTCGGACACGCTGATGGCGGACGGCGGACTCGAAGGCGTCACCATCATCGACCTGCGCGGGGTGCCGCCGCGCGCGCTCGACCCTGCCACCATCGTGCTCCACATCGGACAGGACGGCTCGCTGGCCAGCGAGACCATCGAGGGCTCGGTCGAGCTCGGCTGGGCGGACGCGCTGGACGTGCCTGCCGCGGAAGGTCTCGCCCGGCAGCTGGCCCCGCTGCGGGCGACCGCGGGCGGGCGGGGCGAGCAGCCGCTGAGCACCGACCTCGACCTCGCCGAGCTGCTCGAGATCGGCGACCCTCGCACCTTCGACCCCGCCGGCACCTGGGTGCAGCGGCCGACCAGGGACCGGCTGCGGATCCGGTTCGGCATCCGCACCGACGGCACCCCGGTGGACCTGGACCTGAAGGAGTCGGCGCAGGACGGGATGGGACCGCACGGCCTGCTGATCGGCGCCACCGGCTCCGGCAAGAGCGAGCTGCTGCGGACCATCGTGCTGGCACTGGCGGTGGCGCACCCGCCGAGCTCGCTGAACTTCGCGCTCGTCGACTTCAAGGGCGGCGCCACCTTCGCCACGCTCGACAAACTCCCGCACACCAGCGCGGTGATCACCAACCTCGCCGACGAGCTGCATCTGGTGGACCGGATGACCGACGCGATCAACGGGGAGCTGCTGCGCCGGCAGGAACTGCTGCGCGCGGCGGGGAACTTCGCGTCCCTGCGCGAGTACGAGCGGGCCCGCGCCACCGGCGCCCCGCTGCCCGAGGTGCCGACCCTGCTGGTGATCTGCGACGAGTTCAGCGAGCTGCTTTCGGCCAAGCCCGACTTCATCGACATGTTCGTGCAGATCGGCCGGGTGGGCCGGTCGCTCGGCGTGCATCTCCTGCTGGCCAGCCAGCGACTCGAAGAAGGCAGGCTCAGAGGGCTGGAAACCCATCTGTCGTACCGGATCGGCCTGCGCACCTTCTCGGACATCGAGAGCAAGACCGTGCTCGGCGTCGGGGACGCCTTCAAGCTCCCGCGCGCGCCGGGCCACGGATTCCTCAAGTCCGACAACGAGTCCATGATCCGGTTCCGCTCGGCGTACGTCTCCGGCGCGCACCGCGCCCCGGCGACGAGCACGGCCGAGGCCGACGGTACTTCCCTTGGCGCGCTTGAGTTCCTGGAGTACTCGACGCAGTACCTGGCACCCGTCAGCGACACCGACGCGGACGAAGCCTCAGCGACGGGCGCGGAAGACGAGGAGGCGGTGGGCGAAAGCCTGCTGGACATCATCGTCGAGCGCATGCGCGGCCGGGGCACGCCGGCCCATCAGGTGTGGCTGCCGCCGCTGGCCGAACCGCCCACACTCGACCAGCTGCTGCCGAACCTCGTGCGCGGCGACGAGCGGGGCTTCGGCTCCGCCCACGAACGGCTGGCCGGGAACCTGCGTGCCGCCATCGGCATCCTCGACCGGCCGCTGGACCAGCGCCGCGATCCGCTGGTGCTGGACCTGTCCGGATCGGCCGGGCACGTACTGGTAATCGGCGGACCGCGGTCGGGCAAGAGCACCGCGCTGCGGTCGATCATCGCCAGCCTCGCGCTGACCCACACGCCGCGCGAGGCGCAGTTCTACTGCCTCGACTTCGGCGGCGGCGCACTGAGCTCGATCCGCGGGCTCCCGCACGTCGGCGGCGTCGCGGGCAGGCAGAACGTGGGCGCGGTACGGCGGACGATCGCCGAGATGCGGACCCTGGTCGCGCACCGGGAACGCGTCTTCGCCGAGCACGAGATCGACGGGATGCAGGCCTACCGGCGGCTGCGGCGCGACCGGGACACCGGGGATCCGTGGGGTGACGTGTTCCTGGTCATCGACGGCTGGGCCACGCTGCGCAACGAGTTCGACGACCTGGAGGCGGTCGTGGCCGACATCGCCGCGCGCGGCCTTTCCTACGGCGTGCACGTGATCGTGTCCGCGGCCCGCATGTTCGACCTGCGGATGAACATCAGGGACCTGTTCGGCAGCAAGCTCGAGCTGCGCATCGGCGATCCGGTGGACAGCATGGTCGACCGGGCGTCGGCGATCAAGGTCCCGGAGGGCGCCCCTGGCCGCGGGGTCACGATGAGCAGGCATCAGCTGCTGGTCGCGCTGCCGCGGATCGACGGACTCGACGATCCGGCCGATCTCACCGACGGGGTTCGCGATCTGGTGGACACGGTGTCCTCGGCCTGGCCGGGTCCGCCCGCGCCGGCCGTGCGGCTGCTGCCCGCGCAGCTGCCCTACGCGCAGCTGGCCGGTGCCCACGACGCCGCCGCGCACCGGATGGCGGTGGGCATCGCGGAACACGACTTCGGCACCACGCACCTCGACTTCGGCTCGGACGCCCATCTGATGCTGCTGGGCGACACCGAGTCCGGCAAGACCACGTTCCTGCGCTCGCTCGCCAGAGCCATCACGGAAAGCTACGAGCCGAGGCGAGCGCGGCTGATCATCATCGACCACCGCCGCGGCCTGCTCGGCGACGTCGACTCGGAGCACCTCATCGGGTACGGCACCGACCGGGACAGCACGGCCCGGCTGATGCGCCAGGTGGCCGAGGAGATGGCCGTTCGGCTGCCCGGACCGGACGTCACCCCGGAGCAGCTGCGCGAGCGGAGCTGGTGGCAGGGCCCGGAACTGTTCGTCCTGATCGACGACTACGACCTGGTGACCGGCCAGCTGGACAACCCGCTCCTGCCGATCCTGGACTACCTGCCGCAGGGCCGCGACATCGGCATGCACGTCGTGCTGGCCCGCCGCACCGGAGGCGCCGGCCGGGCGCTGTTCGAACCGTTCATCTCCCGGCTGCGCGACCTCGGATCACCCGGCCTGCTGATGTCCGGGGACAAGGACGAGGGCCCGCTGCTGGGCGGGCTCAAACCCGAACCACTCCCACCTGGCCGGGCGTGGCTGGTCGGCAGGCGGCATGCCGCCCGGCTCGTCCAGCTCGCCTGGCTGCCCAAGGACGAGACCCGAAACGAGGACGCGTGA
- a CDS encoding SMI1/KNR4 family protein encodes MNTALTRLVERAKGPLGPPVEVEFGGGLPGQLGRLLSRVNGFALFDYGVQTFHVGPSGLGPELGAWNAAGTWKDAYGELADGLLCFAQDLFGVQFALEENRRVVTFDPETAERSVIGSDLDSWADWLLEEPDVRGARSFAKLWQDTYGALGHDDRLLPVTSFVLGGEYGVENLVVRDGVTAMRIRGPIARQLHDLPDGTPISFTTA; translated from the coding sequence ATGAACACGGCACTGACCAGACTGGTGGAACGCGCCAAGGGCCCACTCGGGCCACCGGTGGAGGTGGAGTTCGGCGGCGGCCTGCCGGGCCAGCTCGGCAGGCTGTTGTCGAGGGTGAACGGGTTCGCGCTGTTCGACTACGGCGTGCAGACGTTCCATGTCGGCCCGTCCGGGCTCGGTCCGGAGCTGGGCGCCTGGAATGCCGCGGGGACCTGGAAGGACGCTTACGGCGAACTTGCCGACGGGCTGCTGTGCTTCGCGCAGGACCTTTTCGGCGTCCAGTTCGCCCTTGAGGAGAACCGGCGGGTAGTCACATTCGATCCCGAAACAGCGGAGCGCTCCGTCATCGGTTCCGATCTCGACAGCTGGGCCGACTGGTTGCTCGAAGAGCCGGATGTGCGCGGCGCACGGTCGTTCGCCAAGTTGTGGCAGGACACCTACGGCGCGCTTGGCCACGACGACCGGCTGCTGCCAGTCACATCTTTCGTGCTCGGCGGCGAGTACGGGGTCGAGAACCTGGTCGTCCGCGACGGAGTGACCGCCATGCGGATACGTGGGCCGATCGCCCGGCAGCTCCACGACCTGCCTGACGGCACACCGATTTCGTTCACCACCGCTTGA
- the mycP gene encoding type VII secretion-associated serine protease mycosin, giving the protein MNRISRLTTAAAFAAAVGVHPGVATAAPPPGACSDPKPASPAVTELPWPQKTLDAQAVRRHGTGAGVLVAVVDSGVDVDHPQLSQAGKVLPGQDFFLVGDLPGSFDCVSHGTAVASIIAAAPAEGTGFAGLAPDATILPVRVSDSDATGAGTAQAIDPEVLARGIWYAADHGADVLNLSVAGSLDNQYVRDAIRHAVDEDVVVVAAVGNAQEGAAPGPETYPAGYEGVLGVGAVDTSGTRLPSSQIGPQVDLVAPGGGVLAAARAGGHRYWDGTSFAAPFVSATAALVRSAWPELTAGQVVERVLATATPAPGGLDSAAYGAGLVNPYRALTDGLVDAAPVAVPAVQRPVPDAARLRLSGWWEDSTSNARTLAIVTAAVAMLGAAAALVLIRGRRTRWQPRRAVLPPAEPVRDDLPDEMFVVPPPPAER; this is encoded by the coding sequence ATGAACAGAATCAGCAGGCTGACCACGGCCGCCGCGTTCGCGGCGGCCGTCGGTGTGCATCCGGGGGTCGCCACCGCCGCGCCGCCGCCAGGGGCGTGCTCGGACCCCAAGCCGGCGAGCCCGGCCGTCACCGAGCTGCCGTGGCCGCAGAAGACGCTCGACGCCCAGGCCGTGCGCAGGCACGGCACCGGTGCCGGGGTGCTGGTCGCGGTGGTCGACTCCGGGGTGGACGTGGACCATCCACAACTGAGCCAGGCCGGAAAAGTGTTGCCAGGACAGGACTTCTTCCTCGTCGGCGACCTGCCGGGCAGCTTCGACTGCGTCTCGCACGGCACCGCCGTGGCCAGCATCATCGCGGCCGCGCCCGCCGAGGGAACCGGGTTCGCCGGCCTGGCGCCGGACGCCACGATCCTGCCGGTGCGGGTCAGTGACAGCGACGCGACCGGTGCCGGCACGGCGCAGGCCATCGACCCGGAAGTGCTCGCCAGGGGCATCTGGTACGCCGCCGACCATGGCGCGGACGTGCTCAACCTGTCCGTCGCGGGCAGCCTCGACAACCAGTACGTGCGCGACGCGATCCGGCACGCGGTGGACGAGGACGTGGTCGTGGTGGCGGCCGTTGGCAACGCGCAGGAGGGCGCCGCGCCGGGACCCGAGACCTACCCCGCCGGTTACGAGGGCGTGCTCGGGGTTGGCGCGGTGGACACGTCCGGCACCCGGCTGCCGAGCTCGCAGATCGGCCCGCAGGTGGACCTGGTCGCCCCGGGCGGGGGTGTGCTGGCCGCGGCTCGCGCCGGCGGGCACCGGTACTGGGACGGGACCAGCTTCGCCGCGCCGTTCGTGTCGGCGACCGCGGCGCTGGTGCGCTCGGCCTGGCCGGAGCTGACTGCCGGACAGGTGGTGGAGCGCGTGCTCGCCACCGCGACCCCGGCGCCCGGCGGCCTGGACAGCGCCGCCTACGGGGCAGGGCTGGTCAACCCGTACCGCGCGCTGACCGACGGCCTGGTCGACGCCGCGCCGGTGGCGGTGCCCGCGGTGCAGCGCCCGGTGCCGGACGCGGCGCGGCTGCGGTTGTCCGGGTGGTGGGAGGACAGCACCTCGAACGCGCGGACCTTGGCGATCGTCACCGCGGCGGTCGCGATGCTGGGCGCGGCGGCGGCCCTGGTGCTGATTCGCGGCCGCCGGACGCGCTGGCAGCCGCGCCGCGCCGTGCTCCCGCCCGCCGAGCCCGTGCGCGACGACCTGCCGGACGAGATGTTCGTGGTGCCGCCGCCACCGGCGGAGCGCTGA
- a CDS encoding ferredoxin has protein sequence MKVIVDEVKCIGGGRCVLSAEEVFDQHDEDGVVVLLNPAPPAELHEAVREAALLCPAAAIQIEEQP, from the coding sequence ATGAAGGTGATCGTGGACGAGGTGAAGTGCATCGGCGGCGGCCGGTGCGTGCTCTCCGCGGAAGAGGTCTTCGACCAGCACGACGAAGACGGCGTCGTGGTGCTGCTCAACCCGGCGCCACCGGCGGAGCTGCACGAGGCGGTGCGGGAAGCCGCGCTGCTGTGCCCAGCAGCCGCCATCCAGATCGAAGAACAACCATAA
- a CDS encoding SRPBCC family protein: protein METLTIERVVHAPIEDVFEWLTVTTNYTRSPLALRCHLKQRGAGAPYGVGAVRIHLWVIGWFRERITRYEPPYVTEYVVDRSIPPSRHELGRMTFTEVTGGTRVEWVTRVEVKFPFIGAFLTRALARPIIPRVFGTILDAAETALSGGGKKPGNA from the coding sequence ATGGAGACCCTGACGATCGAACGCGTGGTGCACGCCCCGATCGAGGACGTGTTCGAATGGCTCACCGTGACCACGAACTACACCCGGTCGCCGCTGGCACTGCGCTGCCACCTGAAGCAGCGCGGTGCCGGCGCGCCCTACGGGGTCGGCGCGGTGCGCATCCATCTGTGGGTGATCGGCTGGTTCCGCGAGCGGATCACCCGCTACGAACCGCCGTACGTGACCGAGTACGTCGTCGATCGCAGCATCCCGCCGTCCCGCCACGAGCTCGGCCGCATGACGTTCACGGAGGTCACCGGCGGGACCCGCGTCGAGTGGGTCACCCGCGTCGAGGTCAAGTTCCCGTTCATCGGGGCGTTCCTCACCCGTGCGCTCGCCCGGCCGATAATCCCCCGTGTCTTCGGCACGATTCTCGACGCCGCCGAAACCGCGCTCTCTGGCGGTGGAAAGAAACCCGGGAACGCCTAG
- a CDS encoding TetR/AcrR family transcriptional regulator, with translation MHDGGNGAARSKRADARRNEETLLDAAAAVFVTSGVEAPVRDIAARAGVGMGTIYRHFPTRADLIIAVYRHQVEACAEAGPDLLAASATPHAALAQWIDLFVDFLVTKHGLAAVLQSDNAGFDTLHAYFLDRLVPVCTQLLDAAAEAGEIRSDLGAYELMRGVGNLCIGADHDPRYDARRLVGLLIAGLRKPGQTH, from the coding sequence GTGCACGACGGCGGCAATGGCGCGGCACGGTCCAAACGGGCGGACGCCCGGCGCAACGAGGAGACCCTGCTCGACGCGGCCGCCGCGGTCTTCGTCACCTCGGGCGTGGAAGCGCCGGTCCGCGACATCGCGGCCAGGGCCGGCGTCGGGATGGGCACGATCTACCGCCACTTCCCGACGCGGGCGGATCTCATCATCGCCGTCTACCGGCACCAGGTCGAGGCCTGCGCCGAGGCCGGGCCGGACCTGCTGGCGGCCAGCGCCACCCCGCACGCCGCACTGGCGCAGTGGATCGACCTTTTCGTCGACTTCCTGGTCACCAAGCACGGGCTCGCCGCCGTGCTGCAGTCCGACAACGCCGGCTTCGACACGCTGCACGCCTACTTCCTCGACCGCCTGGTGCCGGTGTGCACCCAGCTGCTCGACGCCGCGGCCGAGGCCGGCGAGATCCGGTCCGACCTGGGGGCATACGAGCTCATGCGCGGTGTCGGGAACCTCTGCATCGGCGCCGACCACGATCCCCGCTACGACGCGCGCCGGCTGGTCGGGCTGCTCATCGCGGGACTACGCAAGCCTGGCCAAACGCACTAG
- the eccB gene encoding type VII secretion protein EccB, giving the protein MASKRDLLQAHQFLAQRAISALVTREPDPEQPPFRRPGGAAIGSIVLGVLALVAVWVYGLVNPGGNTSWRDRPSVIVAEETGTRYVYLGGVLHPVTNYVSALLALGQHAETRTVSSDSLLGVPRGPRIGIPGAPDALPAPDKLLTGGWSLCSRPVPDPSGSTVDESVLLVGTGPQGGTPLADAALLVEVPASGDQYLIANGYRHRIRHADAVAVGLALQSEPKSRTGTPLVDILPAGAPIAPIRLPDTGTPSTAVPERTDLRAGQLLVVETSGGREYYLAEVDRLRPISPLQYDIQRADPDTRLAYQDGQPVGIPLGPAAAAGANKVPAGETGPGAAPKVRPRFGGGGTLCATYEPGAAAPAVHVDPRLPEVPTVVTARTTANGMPMADRIHVEPGRAALIEAMPSTGANTGTLMLVTDQGQAHPLAGPAVLGMLGYGEVRPVRLPAGIVGRVPLGSGLDPATALGN; this is encoded by the coding sequence GTGGCGTCCAAACGCGACCTGCTGCAGGCGCACCAATTTCTCGCCCAACGCGCCATTTCGGCGCTGGTGACCAGGGAGCCGGACCCGGAACAGCCCCCGTTCCGCCGTCCCGGCGGCGCCGCGATCGGCAGCATCGTGCTCGGCGTGCTGGCCCTGGTCGCGGTCTGGGTGTACGGGCTGGTCAACCCGGGCGGGAACACCTCGTGGCGGGACCGGCCCTCGGTGATCGTGGCGGAGGAAACCGGGACGCGCTACGTCTACCTTGGCGGCGTGCTGCATCCGGTGACGAACTACGTTTCGGCACTGCTCGCCCTCGGCCAACATGCCGAAACCCGGACCGTGTCGAGTGACTCGCTGCTGGGCGTACCGCGCGGGCCGCGGATCGGGATCCCCGGTGCCCCGGACGCGCTGCCGGCGCCGGACAAGCTGCTCACCGGCGGCTGGAGCCTGTGCTCACGGCCCGTCCCGGACCCCAGCGGGTCCACTGTGGACGAATCGGTGCTGCTGGTCGGCACCGGACCGCAGGGCGGCACGCCGCTGGCCGACGCCGCCCTGCTCGTCGAGGTCCCCGCCAGCGGTGACCAGTACCTGATCGCGAACGGCTACCGGCACCGGATCCGGCACGCGGACGCCGTGGCGGTGGGACTCGCGCTGCAGTCCGAGCCGAAGTCCAGGACCGGCACGCCGCTGGTGGACATCCTGCCCGCGGGCGCGCCGATCGCGCCGATCCGGCTGCCCGACACCGGCACGCCCTCCACGGCGGTACCGGAGCGGACGGACCTGCGGGCCGGTCAGCTGCTCGTGGTGGAAACCTCCGGGGGACGCGAGTACTACCTCGCCGAGGTCGACCGGCTCCGGCCCATCTCCCCGCTGCAGTACGACATCCAGCGCGCCGACCCGGACACCAGGCTGGCCTACCAGGACGGGCAGCCGGTCGGCATCCCGCTCGGCCCGGCGGCGGCCGCCGGTGCGAACAAGGTGCCCGCCGGGGAAACCGGTCCGGGGGCAGCGCCCAAGGTGCGTCCCCGTTTCGGCGGCGGGGGCACGCTCTGCGCCACCTACGAACCCGGCGCGGCCGCTCCGGCGGTGCACGTCGATCCCCGGTTGCCCGAAGTACCGACGGTGGTCACCGCACGCACCACCGCGAACGGGATGCCGATGGCCGACCGGATCCACGTCGAGCCGGGCCGCGCCGCGCTGATCGAGGCGATGCCGAGCACCGGCGCGAACACCGGAACCCTGATGCTGGTCACCGATCAGGGCCAGGCGCATCCGCTGGCAGGCCCTGCCGTGCTCGGCATGCTGGGTTACGGCGAGGTCAGGCCGGTCCGGCTGCCGGCCGGGATCGTCGGCAGGGTGCCGCTGGGCAGTGGCCTTGACCCGGCCACCGCGCTGGGCAACTGA